One segment of Brassica napus cultivar Da-Ae chromosome C3, Da-Ae, whole genome shotgun sequence DNA contains the following:
- the LOC106356228 gene encoding uncharacterized protein LOC106356228, which produces MIHVYASCGVWELVVSSGWSFNVDKKKGGRLLALELKSSLEELQKNVIEDFGFEETDADLELSYLPIGLINSSKCPPVIIGNSREKLAKSQVVELVKTGDLFLDKTVLKARFELCAMNHNFHYTVTNSNKSVWCIRCANKVCFWGARAECLKGSTYFIIKKYVGVHSCAPSNKTSAGKTASAKTIGSLLMHKYEGIKEGPKAKDIVQIMRNDYGCEISDSLAWESREYAVNAVSGIPEESYGKIPKYLHMLREANPGTHSSYKTDVDGRFRYLFIAVGQSIKGFNTVMRHVIVVDGIFLKSKFKGVLLVATAIDGNSNLYPIAFGIVDSENEQSWEWFMRQLKVVVADDNGLAFISDRQVSIAKALEKVYPLARHSICIHHLLNNMISYFKGKGLAGLISKASKAYRVVDFKKRFAHVCNISPAIGNYLMEADVKKWARCQFHGYRYDIRTNNPAESINYVLRSPREFPVIPLLNSIREMLTRWFFKRKKLISKHTHRLTIDVEEKIDRRIGKGKTFRVYPVTDSQLLVKGDTIDCFVDLDKRTCSCGKYDLLKIPCRHAIKAGFFVGREPYTLTDFLYTTGAWREAYQESINPISVPEDGWSVPQVVENSEVLPPETRRSLGRNRKCRYETVEDKIRSSQGSQGGQSHNCSRCGLGGHNRATCKMPI; this is translated from the exons aTGATTCATGTCTATGCTTCATGTGGTGTTTGGGAATTGGTTGTATCTTCAGGTTGGAGTTTTAATGTTGATAAAAAGAAAGGGGGAAGGTTACTTGCTTTGGAATTGAAGTCTTCTCTGGAAGAGTTACAGAAAAACGTTATAGAGGATTTTGGTTTTGAAGAAACAGATGCTGATTTGGAGTTGAGTTACCTTCCTATTGGATTGATCAATTCATCAAAATGTCCACCAGTGATCATTGGAAACTCAAG agaaaaattgGCAAAGAGTCAGGTGGTGGAATTGGTTAAGACGGGAGATCTTTTCCTCGACAAAACAGTTTTGAAAGCGAGGTTTGAGTTATGTGCAATGAACCATAACTTTCACTACACAGTTACCAACTCCAATAAATCAGTTTGGTGTATTAGATGCGCTAATAAGGTGTGCTTTTGGGGTGCTCGAGCTGAGTGTTTGAAGGGCtccacatattttattattaagaagTATGTCGGTGTACATTCCTGCGCACCTTCAAACAAAACCAGTGCCGGAAAGACAGCTTCAGCGAAAACGATAGGCAGTCTGCTAATGCATAAATATGAAGGTATCAAGGAAGGGCCTAAAGCGAAAGATATTGTTCAGATTATGCGTAATGATTATGGATGTGAGATCTCTGATTCTTTAGCATGGGAGTCCCGTGAATATGCAGTCAACGCTGTTAGCGGTATTCCAGAGGAAAGTTATGGGAAAATACCAAAATACTTGCACATGCTGCGAGAGGCCAATCCGGGTACACATTCCTCTTACAAGACTGACGTCGATGGTAGATTTCGATATCTGTTTATAGCGGTTGGTCAATCGATCAAAGGCTTTAACACAGTCATGAGGCATGTCATTGTTGTCGATGGAATATTCTTGAAGAGTAAATTCAAAGGGGTGCTACTGGTTGCAACTGCTATAGAtggaaattcaaatttatatcctATTGCATTTGGGATAGTAGACTCTGAGAATGAACagtcttgggaatggtttatgaGACAATTAAAAGTTGTTGTTGCTGATGATAATGGTTTGGCTTTTATTTCGGATAGACAAGTGTCAATAGCGAAGGCACTGGAGAAAGTGTATCCGCTAGCGAGACATAgtatttgtattcatcatttgttgaataatatgatATCATATTTCAAGGGGAAGGGATTAGCTGGGTTGATTTCTAAGGCTTCAAAGGCTTATAGAGTGGTTGATTTCAAGAAGAGGTTTGCTCATGTTTGCAATATCAGTCCAGCAATTGGAAATTATCTTATGGAAGCAGATGTCAAAAAGTGGGCTAGATGTCAATTTCATGGATACAGGTATGACATTAGGACAAACAATCCTGCAGAGTCGATAAATTATGTGTTGCGTTCGCCGAGAGAGTTTCCCGTAATTCCTTTGTTGAACAGTATTAGAGAAATGCTGACACGCTGGTTTTTTAAGCGTAAGAAGTTGATTTCAAAGCACACCCACCGTTTGACCATAGATGTGGAGGAAAAGATTGATAGGAGAATTGGAAAGGGGAAAACTTTCAGAGTTTACCCTGTAACCGATAGCCAGCTGCTTGTTAAAGGCGATACAATTGACTGCTTTGTTGATTTGGACAAACGGACTTGTTCTTGTGGGAAGTACGACCTCTTGAAAATCCCTTGTAGACACGCAATAAAAGCTGGTTTCTTTGTTGGTAGAGAACCATATACATTGACTGATTTTTTGTATACCACGGGAGCTTGGAGAGAAGCTTATCAAGAAAGCATAAATCCCATTTCAGTTCCTGAAGATGGTTGGTCTGTCCCACAAGTTGTGGAAAATTCTGAAGTGCTACCGCCTGAGACAAGAAGATCTCTTGGAAGAAATAGAAAATGCAGATATGAAACTGTTGAAGACAAAATCCGATCATCACAAGGATCACAGGGGGGTCAGTCTCATAACTGCAGTAGATGTGGTCTTGGTGGTCATAATAGAGCAACTTGCAAGATGCCAATATAG
- the BNAC03G55580D gene encoding uncharacterized protein BNAC03G55580D: MLGIGQTAKVVNARDAQGWKLRKCCGRVMQQIIEKTKCIPPPSPEAGRDRPLWKQSQGQYEEKFASKATWEQLRSTHDVVEWFSIVWFPQALPRQAFITWLACRNRLDTGDRIRQ, from the coding sequence ATGTTGGGAATTGGTCAGACAGCTAAAGTAGTGAATGCTAGAGATGCTCAGGGTTGGAAGCTTCGGAAGTGTTGTGGTCGAGTTATGCAACAGATCATCGAGAAAACTAAATGTATTCCCCCTCCCAGTCCAGAGGCTGGCAGGGATCGTCCTCTCTGGAAGCAAAGTCAGGGACAATATGAAGAGAAGTTTGCATCGAAAGCTACCTGGGAGCAGCTTCGATCAACTCATGATGTGGTGGAGTGGTTCAGCATTGTTTGGTTTCCTCAAGCTCTTCCTCGCCAGGCGTTCATCACTTGGTTAGCTTGTAGGAATAGGCTGGATACGGGAGATAGAATAAGACAGTAg
- the LOC106372658 gene encoding zinc finger protein ZAT8-like, with translation MVARSENLNRTVENRAQDSEKLDRTVEGTAANNEKLERTVEDKAANCLMLLSRIGENGGGGRESRVYRCKTCMKEFSSFQSLGGHRASHNKHVNNNSSDEQSSLSSGSIAKRKTTNTTRSHRCPICGVEFPMGQALGGHMRKHRNEEEASGALVTRSFFPEAATSMITTLKKSSSGKRVECFDLGPDSAESSINLNLELGRSMY, from the coding sequence ATGGTTGCAAGAAGTGAGAATCTTAATCGGACGGTGGAAAATAGAGCGCAGGATAGCGAGAAACTTGATCGGACTGTGGAAGGTACGGCAGCGAATAACGAGAAACTTGAGAGGACGGTGGAAGATAAGGCGGCAAACTGTCTGATGCTGTTATCAAGAATTGGGGAAAACGGCGGAGGAGGCCGAGAGAGTCGTGTTTACAGATGCAAAACGTGTATGAAAGAGTTCTCatcgttccaatctttaggaGGCCATCGCGCAAGCCACAATAAACACGTTAACAACAACAGCAGCGACGAACAGTCGTCACTTTCTTCGGGATCCATCGCTAAGAGGAAGACCACGAACACAACAAGGTCGCATCGTTGTCCGATATGTGGCGTGGAGTTTCCGATGGGACAGGCTCTTGGTGGTCACATGAGGAAGCATAGGAACGAGGAAGAGGCTAGCGGCGCGTTGGTTACACGCTCTTTTTTCCCTGAGGCGGCGACTTCGATGATTACGACATTGAAGAAATCTAGTAGTGGGAAAAGGGTTGAGTGTTTTGACTTGGGGCCAGATTCTGCGGAGAGTAGCATCAATTTGAACTTGGAGTTAGGAAGAAGCATGTACTGA
- the LOC106405703 gene encoding ras-related protein RABE1c-like, whose amino-acid sequence MAAPPARARADYDYLIKLLLIGDSGVGKSCLLLRFSDGSFTTSFITTIGIDFKIRTIELDGKRIKLQIWDTAGQERFRTITTAYYRGAMGILLVYDVTDESSFNNIRNWIRNIEQHASDNVNKILVGNKADMDESKRAVPTAKGQALADEYGIKFFETSAKTNLNVEEVFFSIGRDIKQRLSDTDSRAEPATIRISQTDQAAGAAQATQKSACCGS is encoded by the exons ATGGCTGCTCCACCTGCTAGGGCCAGAGCTGATTACGACTATCTCATCAAGCTTCTTTTGATCGGAGATAGCG GTGTGGGTAAGAGTTGTCTGCTTCTACGTTTCTCTGATGGCTCCTTCACCACTAGCTTCATCACCACCATTGG CATTGACTTTAAGATCAGAACCATTGAGCTTGATGGCAAACGTATCAAGCTCCAGATTTGGGACACTGCTGGTCAAGAACGCTTTCGCACTATCACCACCG CTTATTACCGTGGGGCGATGGGCATTTTGTTGGTCTATGATGTCACCGACGAGTCCTCCTTCAACA ATATTAGGAACTGGATTCGTAATATTGAACAACATGCGTCAGATAATGTTAACAAGATCTTGGTTGGGAACAAGGCTGACATGGACGAAAGCAAGAGG GCGGTTCCTACAGCAAAGGGTCAGGCTCTTGCTGATGAGTACGGAATTAAGTTCTTTGAAACT AGTGCTAAGACAAACCTAAACGTGGAAGAAGTTTTCTTCTCCATCGGGAGGGACATAAAGCAGAGGCTTTCTGACACTGACTCCAGGGCTGAG CCTGCGACGATCAGGATAAGCCAAACTGACCAGGCAGCTGGAGCTGCGCAGGCCACACAGAAGTCTGCATGCTGTGGAAgttaa